Genomic DNA from Kluyveromyces lactis strain NRRL Y-1140 chromosome C complete sequence:
TAACCAAAGCAAATCAGCACTCCGACTTATATGCCAAATTGTCCCTTTTGAAAGCTTCAGAAAGtacgaaaaaaaaagatgtTGAAACCATCAAGAAGCAGCTTGAAGAGGGAGCCAATTTAGTTAGCGTATCTTTTAATTTGGAAGGCGATTTGCTCTCTCAATTCAATTCTATTTTAGACAAAAAAAGAGTGGACctaaaaaagataaaaaacGATAGTGACATAGCCACAAAGGAGTTCATACAATACGAGAATCAACTCCAAGGTATAGAGGAGCAAATCTATGAAATAGAGTCCAATATCACTTCAATTGAATCTAGACTCAAGGAGTCTTTACCagatgaagttgaaattgacaCATACGACGAGGAGTTACGTGACTCTGAAGAGTCTTATCGAATTGCACTTGAAAATTTAAAAATGCACAAGACAACTCTGGAATTCAACCTTAAAGCTTTGGAAGTTgcaaaaaatgaagattGTTGTTATCTTTGCCAAAGGAAATTCAACGATGTTACTTCTTCCTCCAAACttattgaagatttgaaagctAGAACTAACAAGAATTTCCAGATTGCACTAGAAACTACCGCGAAGGAGATGGAAACATATCTtcatgatttgaaatcatgTTACGATGATGTGCTTTCTCatagaaaatatcaacGTGAGCTCAGCACCATGAAAGATAATTATGCCAGAATCAAACGCAGCACCGAGGAAAAACGATCCAATCAACAGGAAAAGTTCCACACTTTGCAAAATTTAGAATCAAAACTAGCTACACTTACGGAGAAACTCCAACCAAATGTAAGCAAGGTTTTGGATACAGAGGAAGAGCTATCAAAATTAACTTCCGATTTAAgaagagttgaagaagaattgagtATTTACATTTCTGATGAAAAACTTGAGACAATTGAAACGTTGCATTCTAAACAAAAACGTGTCAATAATGAATTGAGAGCATTGAGAAAAGACATCTCTGATTTACAGAtacaaaaagaagataaatCTAAGGAATATAACAACCTACTAAGCCTTATCCGAGAGAAGAACTCAAATATCAATAACATGGAAAGTGCGTTGCAAGAATACCTAAACATAACTAAGGAAGTCTGTGAAAATGAATCTATCATTGAAAGCTCCGAAAAAGAGTCAGAGATTCTCACTGAAGAAGTCAACGATTTAAAACTGGAGATAAGTTCTGCCAGTGGCTCTTTAAACGAAGGAAAAGCAAAACATAGGCAATTAGAAGTGGAAGCTAGAGAAAGGAAGGATAAGATTGAATCTCAGGTTGCCAACGTCAATGAATTAGTTGAATTGATACAAAACTTTGAGATAAATGATGCTCCTCGCCTTATAGAGTGCGAGGAGAAATTAACTGaaatttccaattctgtAGAATCTAAAACCGCAGAGATTAAAAGCATTGAGGATTCAATTAACAATACTGtgcaaaaattgaaagattctgATAACgaattcaaaaatatcaaattaaATATAGATTTACTGGGTCTTAAATGCGAACTCcagagaattgaaaatgctaTTTCATCTATGGATGTTACTCATGCGGAACAAGAGCGTAATAAATATCAAGAGGACTCCCTTCGTTTGCGAACTGCTTATGAAAAGCTCAGCTCGGAGAATGCTGGCAAGTTAGGGGAGATAAAACAACtacaaaatcaaatatcaaatttaaagaatcAGCTCCAGACAGATTATAAAAATATAGACGAACATTATCAGCGAGAATGGATAAAGcttcaaacaaaatctTTGGTCACTGATGACATTGATACATACTCAAGAGCATTAGACAGTGCTATCATGAAATACCACAGtataaaaatgaaagatatCAATCGTATCATCGATGagctttggaaaagaaCTTACAGTGGAACAGACGTCGATACGATAAAAATTAAAACGGATGAGGTATCAAACGTGAGAGGTAAATCTTATAACTATAGAGTTGTTATGTATAAACAAGATGCTGAACTTGATATGAGAGGGAGGTGCTCAGCAGGTCAAAAAGTGTTGGCCGCGATCATTATCAGATTAGCTTTATCCGAAACGTTTGGTGTGAATTGTGGTGTCATTGCTTTAGATGAACCTACAACAAATCTTGATGAGGAGAACATTGAAAGTTTAGCCAGGTCACTAGCTACTATCATTGAAGTAAGGAGACACCAGAAAAATTTCCAGTTGATTGTAATTACTCATGACGAGAAGTTCCTCAATCATATGAATGCGTCCTCTTACGCTAATCATTTCTATAAGGTGAAGAGAGACGATAGACAGAAGTCTCAGATCGAATGGGTTGACATAAATAAGGTCAACCCATAAATTTTTGTCTATGCTACTTGTTTTCAGACAGTATTTATCGTATCTTCGTTCCTGTGATATTTCCATAGGAAATGTACTTCTCCCGTAAGTGTTCTTGCACATCTGTTAGGCAAATATCATCAGTCCTTAGCAAGCAGGGTCTAGGCGTTGCTTCTTGAGGGTACCCTAATAATGCCGTGTTGTTCCGATGAGCTTTTCCCAGTTGATAAGCACCTTTCACGCCTGCTGTTGAACTCTCGCTACAAGGAGTATCgattgatatttcttcGAGTAATACTTGCAGGATCTGCAGCAGCCTGGAGTTTTTAGCCTGGCTGCCAGTTATAAGCAATTTGGATATTGTTATAtgaccttcttcaaaagcATTGATTACATCTACGATTTGAAAGGCCAAGGTTTCGATTATAACGACGTATTTCAATGCAAGATCTTTCAACGTTGGGTTATAaccttctttcaaaatacTTCCCGATGTgtctttttgaacaaagcttgattcaaattcttcataATCCTCATGAAAAAACGTATTTTTTATCATAAGGTGAATTGATTGAGTATCGCTTTGTTCAATAAGATCAATTTTATGTTCAACagtttccaagaaattgacGTCACTATCCTTTACCGCCGGGTGTGTACTTAGAAGCTTTTCAAGTAGAACCCCAGTGCGTGATATACCAGCCTCATAGACAGAATAATTGTCGTGCTTGCTGATATGTTTCCTGTTTACCAGAATGTCTTTAAAAGGTCCCCAAATACCCGGTATAAACGATTCGAAACAATCGCTTGCATATAAGAAGCACGTTGAAGTTCCTGCTACAACGAACAAAGTGCGATTTAACATAGCAGTAGACCAGCATTGAAACCAGCTCGCATAGCAGTCAATACAGCTATCCCCAaattgttcattttttttaataaCAGCATTGTTTCCTatgaatattttgtttaACTGTAGATGCTCGTAGAATTCCTTACTCCAACCAAATAGCTCACCATCATGTCCAATaccatttgaatttggttCTTGAACTGGCATTAATTCCTTATGACCTAACTTGAGAGAAATTTTCCACAATAGCCATATATGCAAATCGAGAACTGTCAGCCCATCGTCTTTGTATAATTTGTTCAAGTGCAACAATTTCGGGATTGCCATTTCAGGGAAAAATTTCCCGCCGAAGTGGCATAAGATTGATTCGTCTGTAATATTGTTGAGATATTCCGTCTCCTCTATAGCTGCTGAATGCATCCAAAAAATGATATCGTGATATCTACCGTTCTTGTCATGAATCAAATTGAAGGGAATTAAGTTCTCATCTTTCTGTTTCCCAACCACCATCGAACAAGTTGCTCCTACACCCAATGAACAAATGTTGTACTCCTGGATATATAAAGTATTGAATGCTTTTTCTACAGCAGTTAAAATATCAGAGGTACATTGGGTAATGATCCCATTTCCATGCCTAAAATAAGGGACTTTTTCTTTCGTTTCCTTGACTAGGCTATCAGTataataatcaaaaatacCTATTCTAAACTCGGTAGATCCCAGATCGACACCTATCCCAACATCTTGCATATCCACAGGTTCTATATATGATGTTTAAGTTCTAATTTCTCGATTATACCATCACTTTCTGTATTCTTTTAGTTGATCATTATAAGATGAAGGTTGATAATACGAGAtgaataattctttttctttatatagTAAAATAGATTTCTGAAGAAGTGTAGATCAATTGCAAAAAAGTATTATACAAACGCATGTTCTACTTAAATCATAGGGATAAGCTACCTTCTTGGCCCTTTACCTCTTCTAATCATTTCTGGTAGCTTGAATGGTACCTTCAAAGTTGCTATTTTATACGTTGAGGCAGAAGACTTTGGAATGCCAAAGGCTTCAGCTTGAGCTACAGTAGCACCCTTAACGGTAGCACCtaagattttgaagagaCTGACAAGCTTGGAAGGCTTTAAGTTTAGTTGTTGAGCTAAAGGTGGGACTT
This window encodes:
- the MPA43 gene encoding Mpa43p (similar to uniprot|P53583 Saccharomyces cerevisiae YNL249C MPA43 Mitochondrial protein of unknown function and similar to uniprot|Q04585 Saccharomyces cerevisiae YDR109C Hypothetical ORF), which codes for MQDVGIGVDLGSTEFRIGIFDYYTDSLVKETKEKVPYFRHGNGIITQCTSDILTAVEKAFNTLYIQEYNICSLGVGATCSMVVGKQKDENLIPFNLIHDKNGRYHDIIFWMHSAAIEETEYLNNITDESILCHFGGKFFPEMAIPKLLHLNKLYKDDGLTVLDLHIWLLWKISLKLGHKELMPVQEPNSNGIGHDGELFGWSKEFYEHLQLNKIFIGNNAVIKKNEQFGDSCIDCYASWFQCWSTAMLNRTLFVVAGTSTCFLYASDCFESFIPGIWGPFKDILVNRKHISKHDNYSVYEAGISRTGVLLEKLLSTHPAVKDSDVNFLETVEHKIDLIEQSDTQSIHLMIKNTFFHEDYEEFESSFVQKDTSGSILKEGYNPTLKDLALKYVVIIETLAFQIVDVINAFEEGHITISKLLITGSQAKNSRLLQILQVLLEEISIDTPCSESSTAGVKGAYQLGKAHRNNTALLGYPQEATPRPCLLRTDDICLTDVQEHLREKYISYGNITGTKIR
- the RAD50 gene encoding MRX complex DNA-binding subunit (similar to uniprot|P12753 Saccharomyces cerevisiae YNL250W RAD50 Subunit of MRX complex with Mre11p and Xrs2p involved in processing double-strand DNA breaks in vegetative cells initiation of meiotic DSBs telomere maintenance and nonhomologous end joining); its protein translation is MSAIYKLSIQGIRSFDSNDRETIEFGKPLTLIVGTNGSGKTTIIECLKYATTGDLPPNSKNGAFIHDPKITGEKDIRAQVKLAFTNAKGVNMIVTRNIQLLAKKNANTFKTLEGQLVAINHGERTTLSTRANELDQQIPLYLGVPKAILDYVIFCHQEDSLWPLSEPSILKKRFDEIFQAMKFTKALDNLKTIKKDISIDIKLLKQSVEHLKTDKDRSTATKVNISKLENKIEEYQKEVKSIEHDLNIITKESDALFSSNQKFQETLSKLDNLKHNKTSFMEQIQRLQSSIEILPNSKSELEDMLQNFQRLLEEKNIELFEYQSEKERLLSLLNDCRNEQQEVVRLQGELGSKKNQYETSKIKMNTILTELSELYNISKESVTSEVSTMLHTANKNLESLLAKHHFEETTLEEKLSVLRNSFAKKEQQLSYISSDLNKLADQTKKLRNRLNDKRVSEKDLKVEKEALNNYESKLKQWNTERIVDAISTSIKTKNQDILSLEDELEVIQQQITKANQHSDLYAKLSLLKASESTKKKDVETIKKQLEEGANLVSVSFNLEGDLLSQFNSILDKKRVDLKKIKNDSDIATKEFIQYENQLQGIEEQIYEIESNITSIESRLKESLPDEVEIDTYDEELRDSEESYRIALENLKMHKTTLEFNLKALEVAKNEDCCYLCQRKFNDVTSSSKLIEDLKARTNKNFQIALETTAKEMETYLHDLKSCYDDVLSHRKYQRELSTMKDNYARIKRSTEEKRSNQQEKFHTLQNLESKLATLTEKLQPNVSKVLDTEEELSKLTSDLRRVEEELSIYISDEKLETIETLHSKQKRVNNELRALRKDISDLQIQKEDKSKEYNNLLSLIREKNSNINNMESALQEYLNITKEVCENESIIESSEKESEILTEEVNDLKLEISSASGSLNEGKAKHRQLEVEARERKDKIESQVANVNELVELIQNFEINDAPRLIECEEKLTEISNSVESKTAEIKSIEDSINNTVQKLKDSDNEFKNIKLNIDLLGLKCELQRIENAISSMDVTHAEQERNKYQEDSLRLRTAYEKLSSENAGKLGEIKQLQNQISNLKNQLQTDYKNIDEHYQREWIKLQTKSLVTDDIDTYSRALDSAIMKYHSIKMKDINRIIDELWKRTYSGTDVDTIKIKTDEVSNVRGKSYNYRVVMYKQDAELDMRGRCSAGQKVLAAIIIRLALSETFGVNCGVIALDEPTTNLDEENIESLARSLATIIEVRRHQKNFQLIVITHDEKFLNHMNASSYANHFYKVKRDDRQKSQIEWVDINKVNP